From the Candidatus Bathyarchaeota archaeon A05DMB-5 genome, one window contains:
- the mvk gene encoding mevalonate kinase, whose product MGVVASAPAKIILFGEHFVVYGEPAIVLAIDKRAYAEAEQRDDKRLCLHSVNLNLAGYLENGNFKIEQGDAKEAKSKFEPIRLAVAKVLEKYGENVGLNIKINSTVPVAAGLGSSAAVVAAVTAAVGALLNVKMSKEDVFRTTFASEKIVHGTPSGIDPAISTFGGTLLFQMDTGFKPLEVKADIPLVIGDTGVERSTRAQVEKVRSIKEKYPQIVEPIMLAAREIVLRAIDALKENDLETLGEMMNINHALLYGVGVSDESLEWLVNAARKAGALGAKLTGAGGGGCMIALTKNENLERVFEAIQRVGGRPFMARKTDEGVKIERT is encoded by the coding sequence ATGGGGGTTGTTGCCTCTGCTCCCGCGAAGATAATACTCTTCGGAGAGCACTTTGTCGTCTACGGCGAGCCAGCAATAGTTTTAGCCATCGATAAAAGAGCTTACGCCGAAGCAGAACAACGTGACGACAAACGCCTTTGCCTGCATTCCGTAAACTTAAATTTAGCTGGTTATTTAGAGAATGGAAACTTCAAGATTGAGCAAGGCGACGCAAAAGAGGCAAAGTCAAAGTTTGAGCCGATTAGGTTGGCTGTGGCTAAAGTTTTAGAAAAATATGGAGAAAATGTTGGGCTAAACATCAAAATTAACTCGACGGTGCCTGTTGCTGCTGGGTTAGGTTCTTCAGCAGCCGTAGTTGCAGCTGTCACAGCTGCGGTAGGCGCCCTTTTGAATGTTAAAATGTCTAAGGAAGATGTTTTCCGAACCACTTTTGCATCTGAAAAAATTGTGCATGGCACACCATCCGGAATAGACCCGGCAATCTCAACTTTCGGCGGAACACTTCTCTTTCAAATGGACACCGGCTTTAAACCATTAGAAGTTAAAGCGGATATTCCGCTTGTTATTGGAGATACTGGAGTTGAAAGGTCTACGCGCGCTCAAGTGGAAAAAGTGCGGAGCATAAAAGAGAAGTATCCACAAATTGTAGAACCAATAATGTTGGCAGCACGTGAAATTGTCTTGAGAGCCATAGACGCCTTAAAAGAAAACGACTTAGAAACTCTTGGAGAAATGATGAACATTAACCACGCGTTGCTTTACGGCGTCGGAGTCTCAGACGAATCATTAGAATGGCTCGTGAATGCGGCACGAAAAGCCGGAGCTTTAGGTGCAAAGTTGACCGGTGCAGGTGGCGGAGGATGCATGATAGCACTAACAAAAAATGAAAATCTTGAACGTGTTTTTGAGGCTATTCAAAGGGTTGGGGGAAGACCTTTCATGGCAAGAAAAACTGACGAAGGGGTGAAGATTGAGCGAACCTAA
- a CDS encoding 30S ribosomal protein S9: MPTKKVLVVSGKRKTAVARAVVKPGIGRIRINKTPIEIFEPKIAKEKIMEPLLQAGDNVWKQLDIDIKVSGGGYMGQAEAARMAISNALLKWTKSTHLRSLFTEYDRTMIVGDARRKEPKKFGGPGARARDQKSYR; encoded by the coding sequence ATGCCAACAAAAAAAGTTTTAGTTGTCAGCGGTAAAAGAAAAACGGCAGTAGCAAGAGCCGTTGTTAAACCAGGCATTGGAAGAATACGCATAAACAAAACTCCCATAGAAATATTTGAACCAAAAATTGCAAAAGAAAAAATTATGGAGCCACTTTTACAAGCAGGAGACAATGTTTGGAAACAATTAGACATCGACATAAAAGTTTCAGGAGGAGGCTACATGGGACAAGCAGAAGCCGCAAGAATGGCCATCTCCAACGCACTGCTAAAATGGACAAAAAGCACACACTTACGCTCACTATTTACTGAATACGACAGAACCATGATTGTTGGAGACGCAAGAAGAAAAGAACCTAAAAAATTCGGAGGCCCAGGAGCGCGGGCAAGAGACCAAAAAAGCTACAGATAA
- the rplM gene encoding 50S ribosomal protein L13, producing MQTTKPVTIINAEELILGRMASIIAKRLLKGEEIVIVNAEKAVLSGRKRSKVAEAKEFLKVGSPKMGPFHPRRPDRIVRRTVRGMLPHKQPKGKQAYKRLKVFIGLPEEFKDQKIETIEAAQAKKLTCPYFTIGEFAKELGWNPGE from the coding sequence ATGCAAACAACAAAACCAGTCACCATAATTAACGCTGAAGAACTTATTCTAGGCAGAATGGCAAGCATCATTGCAAAGCGCTTATTGAAAGGTGAAGAAATAGTAATCGTTAACGCTGAAAAAGCGGTGCTTTCTGGAAGAAAGAGAAGCAAAGTAGCGGAAGCCAAAGAATTCTTGAAAGTAGGAAGCCCAAAAATGGGTCCATTTCACCCACGAAGACCCGACAGAATAGTAAGAAGAACAGTGCGAGGAATGCTTCCACACAAACAGCCAAAAGGTAAACAAGCATACAAGCGACTCAAAGTATTCATCGGACTACCAGAAGAATTCAAAGACCAAAAAATAGAAACAATAGAAGCCGCCCAAGCCAAAAAACTAACTTGCCCATACTTTACAATAGGCGAATTCGCGAAAGAGTTAGGATGGAACCCAGGTGAATAA
- a CDS encoding 50S ribosomal protein L18e, producing the protein MKKTEITNPELIALIRFLRKQSREKNANIWKDIAERLQKPKRKRISVNLSRLNRYTQKNEVVAVPGKVLGTGEIDHPLTVAAFSFSAKAEEKITAAKGKCLSFPEIIEKNPKGTNIKIIG; encoded by the coding sequence ATGAAGAAAACTGAAATAACAAACCCCGAGCTTATAGCGCTTATTCGCTTTCTAAGAAAACAAAGCAGAGAAAAGAACGCGAACATATGGAAAGATATCGCCGAACGCCTACAAAAGCCCAAGAGAAAACGCATAAGCGTAAACCTCAGCCGCTTAAACAGATACACACAAAAGAACGAAGTAGTCGCAGTTCCAGGAAAGGTATTAGGCACAGGAGAAATAGACCACCCTCTAACCGTAGCAGCATTTTCTTTTTCTGCAAAAGCCGAAGAAAAAATCACAGCCGCAAAAGGCAAATGTTTATCGTTTCCCGAGATAATCGAGAAGAACCCAAAAGGCACAAACATCAAGATAATCGGGTGA
- a CDS encoding 30S ribosomal protein S2 — MPEDEEIKEAEEKEKSEEETAAAVPEEELLLPRDTLLSAGIHIGTRMKTGDMEQFIYRVRPDGLFVLDVKKTDDRIRVAAKFLARFEPSKIAAAAARLYAQEPVKKFCEVIKATPVIGRFIPGLLSNPLYPNRIEPEVLVVSDPRADFQAVREASSVGIPVVALCSTDNEFADVDFVIPTNNKGRRALAVIYWLLARQILRERGELPPDKDLPVTIDDFEAKILKEEEET, encoded by the coding sequence TTGCCAGAAGATGAAGAAATTAAAGAAGCTGAAGAAAAAGAAAAATCGGAGGAAGAAACTGCAGCGGCGGTTCCGGAAGAGGAGCTTTTGTTACCACGAGACACATTGCTTTCTGCGGGAATTCACATTGGCACGAGAATGAAAACCGGCGACATGGAACAGTTCATTTACCGCGTTAGACCAGACGGCTTATTCGTTTTAGATGTCAAGAAAACAGACGACCGCATAAGAGTCGCTGCCAAGTTCCTAGCAAGGTTTGAACCGTCAAAAATTGCGGCTGCCGCAGCTAGGCTATATGCGCAAGAGCCTGTTAAGAAATTCTGTGAAGTAATCAAAGCCACGCCGGTGATTGGGCGTTTCATTCCGGGATTGTTGTCAAATCCATTGTATCCGAATCGTATTGAACCTGAAGTGCTTGTTGTTTCTGACCCTCGAGCTGATTTTCAAGCTGTTCGTGAGGCGTCTTCCGTTGGTATTCCCGTAGTGGCTTTATGCAGCACAGACAATGAATTTGCGGATGTGGACTTTGTTATTCCAACAAACAATAAAGGTAGAAGAGCATTAGCAGTCATTTATTGGCTTTTGGCGAGGCAAATATTACGTGAAAGAGGAGAATTGCCTCCAGACAAAGATTTACCTGTAACAATTGACGATTTTGAAGCTAAGATTTTGAAGGAAGAGGAGGAAACTTAG
- the amrB gene encoding AmmeMemoRadiSam system protein B, translating to MVKIRRPTQAGAFYEGNAESLRKQIEQCFLHKYGPGKLPKVDGAGPRQIVGLVCPHAGYMFSGPVAAHAYYKLALDGKPDIVVLFGPNHTGYGSALAVMNDGVWRTPLGDVGVDGETANSIVHESRIIDVDDSAHQFEHSIEVQLPFLQYLYGSNFKIVPVCFLMQDLSSAREVGQAVAKVLAEKNAVVIASSDMTHYEQQEKAAKNDRLALEAVEAMDETKFYSIIEAHNISACGYGPISALITAAKTLGAKEAKLLCYKTSGDIIGDYSSVVGYAAVSFTK from the coding sequence ATGGTGAAGATTCGGCGTCCAACTCAAGCTGGAGCCTTCTATGAAGGGAACGCCGAATCCTTGAGAAAACAAATAGAACAGTGTTTTTTGCATAAATATGGACCCGGAAAACTTCCTAAAGTGGATGGAGCTGGTCCGAGACAAATTGTTGGTTTGGTTTGTCCTCATGCAGGTTACATGTTTTCTGGTCCGGTAGCAGCTCACGCCTATTATAAGCTGGCTTTGGATGGTAAACCAGACATCGTTGTTCTTTTTGGTCCGAATCATACTGGTTATGGTAGTGCCTTAGCCGTTATGAATGATGGTGTTTGGCGCACGCCTTTAGGTGATGTTGGAGTAGATGGTGAAACAGCCAACAGTATTGTGCATGAGTCACGCATAATTGATGTCGATGATTCCGCTCACCAGTTTGAACATTCAATTGAGGTTCAGCTTCCATTTCTCCAATATCTTTATGGCTCAAACTTCAAAATTGTGCCCGTCTGCTTTTTGATGCAAGATTTGTCTTCAGCGAGAGAAGTTGGACAAGCTGTGGCTAAGGTTTTAGCTGAGAAAAACGCTGTGGTAATTGCGTCTTCAGACATGACTCATTATGAGCAGCAGGAAAAGGCGGCTAAAAATGATAGGTTGGCTCTTGAAGCCGTTGAAGCAATGGACGAAACAAAATTTTATTCAATTATAGAAGCCCACAATATTAGCGCGTGTGGATACGGTCCAATATCAGCTTTAATTACAGCAGCGAAAACTTTGGGAGCGAAAGAGGCAAAATTATTATGCTATAAGACTAGTGGAGATATAATTGGCGACTACTCAAGCGTCGTTGGGTATGCTGCCGTCTCCTTCACAAAATAG
- the eno gene encoding phosphopyruvate hydratase, with product MSAIIEDIIARKVFNSRGEETIEVDVITASGFGRAAAPAGESRGKAEVVYYPQGGVDQAIKKVEELIAPELVGLNAAFQEEIDKTLHEIDSSRDFRAIGGNTAFAISLANAEAAANSNGALLFQYLGGHIANELPYPLGNTISGGKHTKGKSPDIQEFLALPFGAETFFEAASANAQIHRRIGAILKKKDKLFSGGRSDEGAWVANIENSDAFEILARACEEVGEEVGFECGFGVDVAASSLWNSKEKVYVYEREKKKRNTGEQLEYILELIRKYHLVYVEDPFHEEDYESFTELTKKAKNCLICGDDLFVTNTERLARGIKVHAANAVIIKVNQVGTLTDAWETVEIAKRNGYTPVMSHRSGDTCDWHIAHLAVAFKCPVIKTGIVEGARIAKINELIRIEEFLGDRARMASLQIL from the coding sequence ATGTCAGCAATTATTGAAGACATAATTGCAAGAAAAGTTTTCAACAGTCGCGGAGAAGAAACAATAGAAGTTGACGTAATAACAGCCTCTGGCTTCGGAAGAGCCGCAGCACCAGCAGGAGAAAGCCGCGGAAAAGCTGAAGTAGTTTATTACCCGCAAGGCGGAGTAGACCAAGCAATAAAAAAAGTTGAAGAACTCATAGCTCCCGAACTTGTCGGGTTAAATGCAGCTTTCCAGGAAGAAATCGATAAAACACTGCATGAAATAGACAGTTCCAGAGATTTCAGAGCAATAGGCGGAAACACCGCCTTCGCAATTTCCCTCGCCAACGCTGAAGCGGCAGCAAACTCTAACGGCGCACTTCTTTTCCAATATTTAGGAGGACACATCGCTAACGAGCTGCCCTATCCGCTTGGAAACACAATAAGCGGCGGAAAACACACAAAAGGAAAAAGCCCAGACATACAAGAATTCCTAGCTCTGCCATTCGGAGCAGAAACCTTTTTCGAAGCTGCCTCGGCTAACGCTCAAATCCACAGAAGAATCGGCGCTATTTTGAAGAAGAAAGATAAACTTTTCAGCGGCGGAAGAAGCGACGAAGGCGCATGGGTTGCAAACATTGAAAATTCAGACGCATTTGAAATTTTGGCTAGAGCGTGCGAAGAAGTTGGCGAGGAAGTAGGTTTTGAATGCGGCTTTGGCGTTGATGTTGCAGCTTCCTCATTATGGAACAGTAAAGAAAAAGTTTACGTTTACGAAAGAGAAAAGAAAAAAAGAAACACGGGCGAACAACTAGAATATATTCTAGAACTAATCAGAAAGTATCATTTGGTTTATGTTGAAGACCCCTTTCACGAAGAGGACTATGAAAGTTTTACAGAGCTTACGAAGAAAGCGAAAAACTGTTTAATTTGCGGTGATGATCTTTTCGTCACAAACACTGAGAGACTAGCACGTGGAATAAAAGTACATGCTGCAAACGCAGTTATAATTAAGGTGAATCAGGTTGGCACACTCACTGACGCTTGGGAAACCGTTGAAATTGCAAAAAGAAACGGATATACCCCTGTAATGTCGCATCGTTCAGGCGACACTTGCGATTGGCACATTGCCCATTTAGCGGTGGCTTTTAAGTGTCCAGTGATAAAGACTGGAATTGTTGAAGGGGCAAGGATTGCAAAAATCAATGAGTTAATAAGGATAGAAGAGTTTTTAGGAGACAGAGCCAGGATGGCTAGTCTCCAGATACTTTGA
- a CDS encoding DNA-directed RNA polymerase subunit N, with the protein MIIPVRCFTCGKLIGDKWEEFARRVKAGESAGEVLDSLGVKRYCCRRMLLSHVEIIDEVLRFYEEAEKRKEARNYY; encoded by the coding sequence ATGATTATACCAGTTAGATGTTTCACCTGCGGCAAATTAATCGGCGACAAATGGGAAGAGTTTGCACGAAGAGTAAAAGCTGGAGAAAGCGCAGGCGAAGTTTTAGACAGCTTAGGAGTAAAACGGTACTGCTGCAGACGCATGCTACTTTCACATGTAGAAATCATCGATGAAGTCCTACGATTCTACGAAGAAGCAGAAAAACGCAAAGAAGCAAGAAACTACTACTAA